TTGATTGCATTCGGAATGGTCACGGTGCACTCACCACCTGAGATAAGGGCAATTGGCTTGGTAGTCTTGGTTAGTAAATACTGCTGAGCCAAGGCAGCCTGCTCTCTGCCCACATCCTGAGCCTCACCAGTGATGGTGTCACCCAAGATCACTGGCTCGTAACCTTGTGTTCGGACATATTCCGCCGCAGCCTCGAGACTCTTGTAGGCGGTAGCAATCACATGATTACTTACGCAGGCATTTTGTAAATCAGCTTCTTTTAGGGTCTCCGGAACTTCACCTGCAACACCACCTTGTAAGTGCGATAAAACAGACTGCGGAATAGAATCAGGGCCTAGGTGATGCTTAGCCAAAATATCCAAGGCATCCTGATAAGTTGAGTAATCTGGAGCACACGGACCGCTCGCAATATCAGCAGGTGCATCTCCCGTGACATCAGAAATTAATAAAGCTTCAACTCGAGCACCTCTTTCAAGAGCCAATCTTGCTAGATTTCCACCCTGAATCGCCGACAAGTGTTTACGAACAACATTCATTTCCTCAATCGGCGCACCAGAGCGCAATAGAACTTCAGTAGTCTTACGCATATCGTCAATGCTGATACCGGCCTGAGGCAAAGTAAGTAAGCTGGATCCGCCACCAGAAATCAAGGCAATCAGAATGTCGCCAGCTTGCAATTGACCCACTAGACGATAGATTTCTTTAGCGCCATCCATGCCAGCTTGATCTGGCACGGGGTGGCCTGCTTCAATAATTTGGATGCGACTTGTTGGAGAGTTGTGTCCATATCGAGTCAATACCACTCCCTCAAGAGTTGCGTGAGGCCAATGACTATCTGCATGAGACTCCAGAGCAGTTGCCATCGATGCGCTCGCCTTGCCCGCACCCACGACTAAACATCTACCTTTAGGCTCTGAGCCCTGAGGAAAAATCTTACCCAGATATTCAGGGACGATTTTATTTGGATCAGCAACTGCCAAAGCTGCTGCAAAGGCATTTTTCAGAATAGTTTCTTGATGGCTCATATAGATATTCTAATCAAGAGTACTACGCTCTTGCATTTGCCACATCTCGGCATATCGACCATTAGCAGACAATAATTGGGCATGTGTTCCACGCTCAATAATTTGGCCATGATCCATTACTAAAATTTGATCTGCATGGACAATAGTGGAAAGCCTATGAGCAATAATCAAAGTAGTGCGGTTTTTGGCGAGGCCTAGCAACTCCTCCTGAAACGCTCGCTCCGTTTTAGAGTCTAGCGCCGATGTAGCCTCATCAAAGATGAGCATTGCCGGCTTTTTCAGCAAGGTGCGCGCAATCGCAACACGCTGCTTCTCGCCACCCGACAACTTCAAGCCACGCTCACCTACTTGGGTGTCATAGCCATCTGGAAGATGTTGAATGAAGCGATCTATCTGTGCCGCTCTAGCAGCCTCATAAACCTCTTCAATCGAAGCGCTGGGGTTGCCATAAGCAATGTTGTAGCCAATCGTGTCATTAAAGAGAACCGTATCTTGCGGAACAATACCAATCGCTTTACGCAAGCTTGATTGAGTAACATCCACAATATTTTGCTCATCAATCAGAATCTTGCCGGACTGAACATCATAAAAACGAAATAGCAAGCGAGCTAGAGTGCTCTTACCTGCACCGCTCTGTCCCACGACTGCAGTAATGGTTCCCGCAGGAATATTAAAGCTCACACCCTTGAGAATTTCACGCTTGGCATCGTAATGAAACGATACGTTCTCAAAACGAATATCGGGTCCACGGTCCTGATTGCTAATCAGCAAAGGCTTTGCATTTGGCGCATCAGAAATCTCTTTCTCCGTATTGAGAAGTGAGAACATGCGATCCATATCCGTTAATGCTTGCTTGATCTCGCGATAGATCACCCCTAAGAAGTTCAATGGAATGTACAGCTGAATCATTAGGGTATTAACTAAGACTAAATCACCTAAGGTCATGGATCCATCAATCACACCCAAGGTTGCACGCCAAAGTATTAGGACTAAGCCGGCCGCAATAATGGTCTGCTGTCCAAAATTCAGAACTGCTAAGGACTTCTGCGATTTAACAGCAGCAGCTTGATAGCGCACTAAATTCTGATCATAGCGACTAGCTTCAAAGGCTTCATTACCAAAATACTTTACGGTCTCAAAATTTAGAAGAGAGTCAATCGCCTTCTGATTCGCTTTTGAATCCATATCGTTCATTGTGCGACGGAAATGGGTGCGCCATTCAGTCACCACTACCGTAAATCCGATATAAAGAACTAAGGCAACCAGCGTAATAGCGGCAAACCAAATATCATATGCATAGGCTAGAAATCCAAGCACCAAGCAAAATTCAATTAAGGTTGGAAGGATGCTGTACAGCGAGTAGGAGATCAGCGACTGAATACCACGGGTACCACGTTCAATGTCTCGACTGACTCCGCCAGTCTGACGGGCCAAATGAA
The window above is part of the beta proteobacterium CB genome. Proteins encoded here:
- a CDS encoding ABC transporter related protein gives rise to the protein MRHSSGHHHSAADSKSSQGSDWKVIRDLLPYLLEYKFRVAIALACLVAAKVANLGIPILMKQLIDALNIKADSPQVLLVVPAGLILAYGLLRMSASLFTELRESLFARVTQNAVRKVALQVFEHLHSLALSFHLARQTGGVSRDIERGTRGIQSLISYSLYSILPTLIEFCLVLGFLAYAYDIWFAAITLVALVLYIGFTVVVTEWRTHFRRTMNDMDSKANQKAIDSLLNFETVKYFGNEAFEASRYDQNLVRYQAAAVKSQKSLAVLNFGQQTIIAAGLVLILWRATLGVIDGSMTLGDLVLVNTLMIQLYIPLNFLGVIYREIKQALTDMDRMFSLLNTEKEISDAPNAKPLLISNQDRGPDIRFENVSFHYDAKREILKGVSFNIPAGTITAVVGQSGAGKSTLARLLFRFYDVQSGKILIDEQNIVDVTQSSLRKAIGIVPQDTVLFNDTIGYNIAYGNPSASIEEVYEAARAAQIDRFIQHLPDGYDTQVGERGLKLSGGEKQRVAIARTLLKKPAMLIFDEATSALDSKTERAFQEELLGLAKNRTTLIIAHRLSTIVHADQILVMDHGQIIERGTHAQLLSANGRYAEMWQMQERSTLD
- a CDS encoding Hydroxypyruvate reductase, coding for MSHQETILKNAFAAALAVADPNKIVPEYLGKIFPQGSEPKGRCLVVGAGKASASMATALESHADSHWPHATLEGVVLTRYGHNSPTSRIQIIEAGHPVPDQAGMDGAKEIYRLVGQLQAGDILIALISGGGSSLLTLPQAGISIDDMRKTTEVLLRSGAPIEEMNVVRKHLSAIQGGNLARLALERGARVEALLISDVTGDAPADIASGPCAPDYSTYQDALDILAKHHLGPDSIPQSVLSHLQGGVAGEVPETLKEADLQNACVSNHVIATAYKSLEAAAEYVRTQGYEPVILGDTITGEAQDVGREQAALAQQYLLTKTTKPIALISGGECTVTIPNAIKGRGGRCSEYLLSLFSASTELPNISALAADTDGIDGSEKNAGAWFAPAMRQAAREQHLIPAQYLAQHDCYGFFAQLDALVETGPTLTNVNDFRIILLDK